Proteins from a genomic interval of Papaver somniferum cultivar HN1 chromosome 4, ASM357369v1, whole genome shotgun sequence:
- the LOC113273812 gene encoding CRAL-TRIO domain-containing protein YKL091C-like: MEKNHETAITQMRKSLEKIGISTQNYNDATLLRFLIARSIDIEKATKMFAEWKRWRDEFVPLGFIPDSEVPDELGDEKMYLQGLSAIGQHPVLMCKANKHFPSKDQLQFKKYVVHLLDKTISSSFKDGKEIGNEKLVAILDLEKISYKNVDARGFIIGFQFLQAYYPERLAKLYMLNMPWFFVRVWKMISYFLEKASLEKVIIVSNEEQRKDFVQQIGEDTLTVDYGGRGKLVLVQDVTINHFPA; the protein is encoded by the exons ATGGAGAAGAACCATGAGACGGCAATAACCCAGATGAGGAAATCACTTGAAAAAATAGGAATCTCAACTCAG AATTATAATGATGCTACACTATTAAGATTCTTGATAGCAAGATCAATAGATATCGAGAAAGCAACAAAGATGTTTGCTGAATGGAAAAGATGGAGGGATGAATTTGTGCCATTAGGTTTCATACCAGACAGTGAAGTACCAGATGAATTAGGTGATGAAAAAATGTATTTGCAAGGTCTGTCTGCAATTGGTCAACACCCAGTCTTGATGTGCAAAGCTAACAAACATTTTCCCTCCAAGGATCAACTTCAGTTTAAGA AGTATGTAGTGCATCTTTTAGATAAAACTATTTCCAG TTCTTTCAAGGATGGAAAAGAAATAGGAAATGAGAAGCTGGTCGCAATTTTGGACTTGGAGAAAATAAGTTATAAGAACGTCGATGCTCGTGGCTTTATTATTGGCTTTCAATTTTTGCAG GCATATTATCCAGAAAGACTTGCAAAATTATACATGTTAAATATGCCATGGTTCTTCGTacgtgtttggaagatgatttcttACTTCTTGGAGAAAGCTAGTCTAGAAAAG GTTATTATTGTGAGCAATGAGGAACAACGTAAAGATTTTGTTCAGCAAATCGGGGAGGATACGTTGACAGTGGATTATGGTGGTCGAGGAAAGCTTGTACTTGTTCAAGACGTTACAATTAATCATTTCCCAGCATAA